The following are encoded in a window of Doryrhamphus excisus isolate RoL2022-K1 chromosome 16, RoL_Dexc_1.0, whole genome shotgun sequence genomic DNA:
- the samd10b gene encoding uncharacterized protein samd10b isoform X3: MAVDVQPRPRAHASCSRITFSMAGRHASCSDVTSSAAGRHASCSNVTSSTAGRHASCSGVTSSMAGHHASCSGVTFFTAGRHTSKPERDRHAMLLHLFIKISDIKMSPTYDQLENFINVEEINRNVSCCFLSVWLSLFLYDCQVFGVGVFASHVSSFCPRLHSLTGNNYTG, encoded by the coding sequence TACAGCCAAGACCCAGGGCTCACGCGTCCTGTTCCCGCATCACCTTTTCCatggcgggacgccacgcctcctgttCCGACGTCACCTCTTCcgcggcgggacgccacgcctcctgttCTAACgtcacctcttccacggcgggacgccatgCCTCCTGTTCCGGCGTCACCTCTTCCATGGCGGGACACCACGCCTCCTGTTCCGGCGTCACCTTTttcacggcgggacgccacacCTCCAAGCCGGAACGTGACAGACATGCAATGTTGCTGCATTTGTTCATCAAGATATCAGATATCAAGATGTCACCAACATATGACCAATTGGAAAACTTCATAAATGTAGAAGAGATAAATAGAAACGTCTCTTGCTGTTTCTTGTCTGTCTGGCTTAGTCTCTTTCTTTACGACTGTCAGGTCTTTGGGGTTGGCGTGTTTGCCTCCCACGTTTCTTCCTTCTGTCCCCGCCTCCACAGTCTGACTGGCAATAATTACACTGGTTAG